The Macrococcoides canis genome has a window encoding:
- a CDS encoding FecCD family ABC transporter permease, with amino-acid sequence MKYIVNIILLLLVMMIGLMFGDGFIHPVEIIKSFAGQSDTYTNLIIRSLRLPRVLLAIIAGAALGVAGCLLQRITKNELASPDVIGISQGAVVGSLFFLIILTTATEQLLFPIAFQSIASIIGAVIVTLVLYRFALKRTFLKERLILLGICMNICFQGIIMFLIMSSNKRSAQAQIWITGSVHLAEYYQVIVITLIIIIVMIVMAYYTRHLDIHQLGYSMSHGLGLSYQSMTILTLVCVSILTAISVSFVGGIQFVGLIAPHIAKKVKHQSFIEFLFTSGVIGSVIVLMSDLIGRTLFLPVEIPAGVFTALIGAPFFMYLLFSKRFKKV; translated from the coding sequence ATGAAATATATCGTGAATATCATATTGCTGCTGCTTGTAATGATGATTGGACTGATGTTTGGTGATGGTTTCATTCATCCGGTTGAAATCATAAAAAGTTTTGCGGGTCAGAGTGATACGTATACGAATTTAATTATTCGCTCGCTGCGTTTACCGAGAGTACTGCTTGCTATAATAGCAGGTGCAGCGCTTGGTGTAGCCGGATGTTTGTTGCAGAGAATTACTAAAAATGAACTGGCTTCACCTGACGTTATCGGGATTTCACAAGGAGCGGTCGTCGGTAGTTTATTCTTCTTAATTATACTGACAACTGCGACTGAACAATTATTATTTCCGATTGCGTTTCAAAGTATCGCGTCTATAATTGGTGCAGTTATCGTTACACTCGTGTTATATCGCTTTGCATTAAAGCGCACGTTCTTAAAGGAACGTCTTATACTGCTTGGTATCTGCATGAATATCTGCTTTCAGGGGATAATAATGTTTCTTATTATGTCTTCTAATAAAAGAAGTGCGCAGGCTCAAATATGGATTACAGGTTCTGTACATCTCGCTGAATATTATCAAGTTATTGTCATAACGCTTATCATCATCATCGTTATGATTGTGATGGCATATTATACGAGGCATCTGGATATTCATCAGTTAGGTTACAGCATGTCACATGGATTAGGATTAAGTTATCAAAGTATGACAATATTGACGCTTGTTTGTGTCAGTATCCTTACGGCAATAAGTGTAAGCTTCGTAGGCGGAATTCAGTTCGTTGGTTTAATCGCACCGCACATCGCAAAGAAGGTGAAGCATCAATCATTTATAGAATTTTTATTTACGAGTGGTGTGATTGGTAGCGTGATAGTGCTAATGAGTGATTTAATAGGCAGAACGTTATTCCTGCCTGTGGAAATACCAGCAGGTGTATTTACTGCGCTGATTGGAGCGCCATTCTTTATGTATTTATTATTCAGTAAGAGATTTAAGAAAGTTTAA
- a CDS encoding FecCD family ABC transporter permease, translating to MQSNGIKLVLLSLLLIVSMICSLMFGYKVFTVSDVFHVFFQKQHIDEHNILMSLRLPRTLLAALIGLMLGISGVLIQTVTRNPYASPGIMGVNSGASLFVVIAIVIFSINGTFQLSAIAFIGACVVAAMIVGATTVPVRPLSIMELTLFGASISAFCMAATQGLLIYNESAIEQVIYWLSGAVSNKKLSILKHLWPFIVIGLMLTIYNIKNLNVYYLEDTTLKSVGGNILRIKFITMLSVALLSGASVAIAGPIAFIGLITPHITKMMISSHNHIVLLPAAGLIGAVLLVTSDILSRYLLFPQEIPVGIATAMIGSPIFFYLILKRKEQMS from the coding sequence GTGCAAAGTAATGGCATAAAATTAGTTTTACTTTCATTGCTGTTAATTGTCAGTATGATATGCAGTTTAATGTTTGGTTATAAAGTTTTTACTGTGTCAGATGTGTTTCATGTATTTTTTCAAAAACAGCACATTGACGAACACAATATTCTTATGAGCTTAAGATTGCCAAGAACGCTTCTAGCAGCACTGATTGGGCTAATGCTCGGGATAAGTGGTGTACTCATTCAGACAGTGACACGCAATCCATATGCAAGTCCGGGGATTATGGGTGTGAATAGTGGTGCGAGTTTATTTGTTGTTATTGCAATAGTCATATTTAGTATTAATGGAACGTTTCAATTAAGTGCTATCGCATTTATCGGTGCATGTGTTGTTGCTGCGATGATTGTCGGAGCAACGACAGTACCGGTTAGACCGTTATCAATAATGGAACTTACGTTGTTTGGTGCAAGTATTAGTGCTTTTTGTATGGCTGCAACACAAGGGTTACTCATTTACAATGAATCAGCAATTGAACAAGTAATCTATTGGTTAAGTGGTGCGGTAAGCAATAAGAAGTTATCGATACTCAAGCATTTATGGCCGTTTATTGTTATTGGACTTATGCTTACGATTTATAACATTAAGAATTTGAATGTGTATTATCTGGAAGATACGACATTAAAATCGGTCGGCGGTAATATACTCCGAATAAAGTTTATTACGATGCTGAGTGTCGCTTTACTCAGTGGGGCATCTGTTGCAATTGCGGGACCGATTGCATTTATTGGTCTGATTACACCCCACATTACGAAAATGATGATTTCAAGCCATAATCATATTGTGCTGTTACCAGCTGCTGGACTAATCGGTGCAGTATTACTCGTTACAAGTGATATACTGAGCCGTTATCTGTTATTTCCTCAGGAAATACCGGTTGGAATTGCAACAGCGATGATAGGTTCACCGATATTCTTCTATTTGATTCTTAAGCGTAAGGAGCAGATGTCATGA
- a CDS encoding ABC transporter substrate-binding protein, translating to MKKLYILFIAFITLLAACGNPSASKEEKKDSSKDTISIKHAMGTTEVPKDPKRVVVLTNEGTEALVALGVKPVGAANSYAGDPWYDHLKVKYKGIEPVGNESEINIERIVKLKPDLIIGNKFRQEAQYKKLSAIAPTVFSEELRGDWKKNFKLYTKAVNKEDKGKEVLADYTNHVDKTRQALGDKVNSEISMVRFMPGDVRIYHKDTFFGVILDEVGLKRPKGQDKNDFAEKGLTKERISAMDGDYLFYFTFNTPKEDITAIEKEWVNDPAFKALNASKQNHAMKVNDSIWNTSGGVLSAHMMLDDLKDKILSAK from the coding sequence ATGAAGAAGCTATACATATTATTCATCGCGTTTATCACATTACTTGCTGCATGTGGTAATCCATCTGCATCAAAGGAAGAGAAGAAAGACAGTTCAAAGGATACGATTTCTATTAAACATGCTATGGGTACAACTGAAGTACCGAAAGATCCGAAGCGTGTGGTCGTATTAACGAATGAAGGTACTGAAGCGCTTGTTGCATTAGGTGTAAAACCTGTCGGAGCAGCAAATTCTTACGCTGGAGATCCTTGGTATGATCATTTAAAGGTTAAATATAAAGGTATCGAACCGGTCGGCAATGAAAGTGAAATCAATATTGAGCGTATTGTTAAGCTAAAACCAGATTTAATTATAGGTAACAAATTCAGACAAGAAGCACAATATAAAAAGTTATCAGCGATAGCACCAACTGTATTCTCTGAAGAATTACGTGGCGATTGGAAAAAGAACTTCAAGTTATACACGAAAGCTGTAAACAAAGAAGATAAAGGTAAAGAAGTGTTAGCTGATTACACGAATCATGTTGATAAAACACGCCAAGCTTTAGGTGACAAAGTTAATTCAGAAATCTCGATGGTTCGTTTTATGCCGGGTGATGTAAGAATATATCATAAAGATACATTCTTTGGCGTTATTTTAGATGAAGTAGGTTTAAAGCGTCCTAAAGGTCAGGATAAAAATGATTTTGCAGAAAAAGGTTTAACGAAAGAGCGTATTAGCGCGATGGATGGTGATTACTTATTCTACTTCACCTTTAATACACCGAAAGAAGATATTACAGCTATAGAAAAAGAATGGGTTAACGACCCTGCATTCAAAGCATTAAATGCTTCTAAACAAAACCATGCAATGAAAGTTAACGACTCAATCTGGAACACTTCAGGTGGTGTATTATCAGCACATATGATGCTTGATGATTTAAAGGACAAAATATTAAGTGCAAAGTAA
- a CDS encoding helix-turn-helix domain-containing protein produces MFILNKKYNLDFKLKLIKEYKEGNIGYDSLSNKYDIDPSQLKTWTYQFDTFGIDGLISSMTRKKYSTDEKLRIIQYRITNQLSYKETARIFEITNPTLIAQWQMKYNQYGILGLESKPKGRASKTMKNKDVDNTRLNESERQELIRLREENRRLEIAIALEKKLQSLARKNQTKK; encoded by the coding sequence GTGTTTATTTTGAATAAAAAGTATAATCTTGATTTTAAATTAAAACTAATCAAAGAATATAAAGAAGGAAATATTGGTTATGATTCATTAAGTAACAAATATGATATCGATCCTTCACAACTAAAAACATGGACTTACCAATTTGATACCTTCGGTATTGACGGCCTTATATCCAGTATGACCAGAAAGAAATATTCAACAGATGAAAAATTAAGAATCATTCAGTATAGAATTACTAATCAACTTTCATATAAAGAAACTGCTAGAATCTTTGAGATTACTAATCCTACTTTAATAGCTCAGTGGCAGATGAAATACAATCAATATGGTATCCTAGGTTTAGAATCAAAACCGAAGGGTCGTGCGTCTAAAACTATGAAAAATAAAGATGTTGATAACACTCGTTTAAACGAAAGTGAACGACAAGAATTAATACGCTTACGTGAAGAAAACAGGAGATTAGAAATCGCAATTGCTCTCGAAAAAAAGTTACAATCCTTAGCTCGAAAAAATCAAACAAAGAAATAG